One region of Eupeodes corollae chromosome 1, idEupCoro1.1, whole genome shotgun sequence genomic DNA includes:
- the LOC129940599 gene encoding N-acetylneuraminate lyase-like isoform X2, whose translation MSTTKKVTLEFKGLMAPVFTSFNDDKKRSIQVDNIDVYARFLKNKGVHGVLVNGTTGEGPVLNLAERKLVTEKWWEASKKHDLTLMVQIGGAPLPDVIEMAIHAESLGVHAILCLPELYFKPKNVESLVEYFKLIGKYCPNTPLLYYHIPMFVGLNLHMPTFCDLAEAQIPNFVGIKYTSNDLDLGTACLKPGRNIFLGADTLLIAGLVLGFDSAIMTTLNICPEFSINIMKCMENNQIQEAQQSQKALTGRVNQILAQGNGEWVPSMKKAFNNLKSGVSAGPVREFHV comes from the exons ATGTCGACGACAAAAAAAGTTACCCTTGAATTTAAAGGCCTTATGGCTCCGGTATTTACATCGTTTAACGATGACAA AAAACGAAGCATTCAAGTGGACAATATCGATGTATACGCAAGATTCCTCAAAAATAAAGGCGTCCATGGAGTTCTTG TGAATGGAACAACAGGAGAAGGTCCCGTTTTAAACTTGGCCGAAAGGAAACTAGTTACCGAGAAATGGTGGGAAGCGTCAAAGAAGCATGATTTAACTTTAATGGTGCAAATAGGCGGTGCTCCCCTTCCGGATGTTATAGAAATGGCTATTCATGCTGAATCACTTGGTGTCCATGCTATTTTGTGTTTACCAGAATTGTACTTTAAGCCAAAGAACGTTGAAAGTCTGGTTGAATACTTTAAATTGATAGGGAAATATTGTCCAAACACACCTTTGCTGTACTATCATATACCCATGTTCGTTGGACTGAATT TACATATGCCAACTTTTTGTGATCTCGCCGAAGCTCAAATTCCCAATTTTGTTGGCATCAAATACACATCAAACGATTTAGATTTAGGAACTGCCTGTCTTAAGCCCGGACGAAACATTTTCCTCGGAGCCGACACCCTTTTGATAGCTGGCCTAGTTCTTGGTTTCGATTCAGCAATTATGACTACGCTGAATATTTGTCCTGAGTTTTCGATCAACATCATGAAGTGCATGGAAAATAACCAAATTCAAGAAGCTCAACAATCTCAAAAGGCCTTGACTGGTCGCGTTAATCAAATTCTTGCCCAAGGAAACGGCGAATGGGTGCCATCAATGAAGAAGGCATTCAACAATCTCAAATCAGGAGTTTCAGCAGGTCCAGTTCGAGAGTTTCATGTATAA
- the LOC129940599 gene encoding N-acetylneuraminate lyase B-like isoform X1 — protein MDTTSKLFLSSRIQNPQHTAMSTTKKVTLEFKGLMAPVFTSFNDDKKRSIQVDNIDVYARFLKNKGVHGVLVNGTTGEGPVLNLAERKLVTEKWWEASKKHDLTLMVQIGGAPLPDVIEMAIHAESLGVHAILCLPELYFKPKNVESLVEYFKLIGKYCPNTPLLYYHIPMFVGLNLHMPTFCDLAEAQIPNFVGIKYTSNDLDLGTACLKPGRNIFLGADTLLIAGLVLGFDSAIMTTLNICPEFSINIMKCMENNQIQEAQQSQKALTGRVNQILAQGNGEWVPSMKKAFNNLKSGVSAGPVREFHV, from the exons ATGG ATACAACATCAAAGCTCTTTCTCTCATCCAGAATCCAAAATCCACAACACACAGCGATGTCGACGACAAAAAAAGTTACCCTTGAATTTAAAGGCCTTATGGCTCCGGTATTTACATCGTTTAACGATGACAA AAAACGAAGCATTCAAGTGGACAATATCGATGTATACGCAAGATTCCTCAAAAATAAAGGCGTCCATGGAGTTCTTG TGAATGGAACAACAGGAGAAGGTCCCGTTTTAAACTTGGCCGAAAGGAAACTAGTTACCGAGAAATGGTGGGAAGCGTCAAAGAAGCATGATTTAACTTTAATGGTGCAAATAGGCGGTGCTCCCCTTCCGGATGTTATAGAAATGGCTATTCATGCTGAATCACTTGGTGTCCATGCTATTTTGTGTTTACCAGAATTGTACTTTAAGCCAAAGAACGTTGAAAGTCTGGTTGAATACTTTAAATTGATAGGGAAATATTGTCCAAACACACCTTTGCTGTACTATCATATACCCATGTTCGTTGGACTGAATT TACATATGCCAACTTTTTGTGATCTCGCCGAAGCTCAAATTCCCAATTTTGTTGGCATCAAATACACATCAAACGATTTAGATTTAGGAACTGCCTGTCTTAAGCCCGGACGAAACATTTTCCTCGGAGCCGACACCCTTTTGATAGCTGGCCTAGTTCTTGGTTTCGATTCAGCAATTATGACTACGCTGAATATTTGTCCTGAGTTTTCGATCAACATCATGAAGTGCATGGAAAATAACCAAATTCAAGAAGCTCAACAATCTCAAAAGGCCTTGACTGGTCGCGTTAATCAAATTCTTGCCCAAGGAAACGGCGAATGGGTGCCATCAATGAAGAAGGCATTCAACAATCTCAAATCAGGAGTTTCAGCAGGTCCAGTTCGAGAGTTTCATGTATAA